Proteins encoded by one window of Mesorhizobium sp. INR15:
- the argJ gene encoding bifunctional glutamate N-acetyltransferase/amino-acid acetyltransferase ArgJ — MSDTISPLAPKKYPQMPEIEGVRIATAEAGIKYKNRTDLLAMVFDAGTAVAGVFTKSKCPSAPVDFCRQNLGGGKARVLVVNSGNANAFTGRKGRESTAMTGEAAAKAAGCTAGEIFLASTGVIGEPLDTTKFSHLLAGLVKDGRPDQWTEAAKAIMTTDTYPKVATATIKLGDTDVTINGISKGAGMIAPDMATMLSFIATDAPIAAPVLQDLLSRGTAKTFNAVTVDSDTSTSDTLLIFATGAAARRGAPAITDPRDARLGAFRRALGKVLKSLALQVVRDGEGARKQVEVTVTGAKSARSAKRIALSIANSPLVKTAVAGEDANWGRVVMAVGKAGEPADRDRLSIWFGDNRLAHDGERDPAYSEQATSAYMKRDEIRIRADIGIGRGKATVWTCDLTKEYVAINGDYRS; from the coding sequence ATGTCCGATACGATTTCGCCGCTCGCGCCGAAGAAATATCCTCAGATGCCCGAGATCGAGGGGGTGCGCATCGCCACCGCCGAGGCTGGGATAAAATACAAGAACCGCACTGATCTTCTGGCCATGGTTTTCGATGCCGGCACGGCTGTCGCCGGCGTGTTCACCAAGTCGAAATGCCCATCGGCGCCGGTCGATTTCTGCCGCCAGAACCTCGGTGGCGGCAAGGCGCGGGTGCTGGTCGTCAATTCAGGCAACGCCAATGCCTTCACCGGCAGGAAGGGTCGCGAGTCGACCGCGATGACCGGGGAGGCGGCAGCGAAAGCGGCGGGCTGCACGGCTGGCGAGATCTTCCTGGCTTCGACCGGGGTCATCGGCGAGCCGCTCGACACCACCAAATTCAGCCATTTGCTCGCAGGGCTGGTCAAGGATGGCAGGCCCGATCAATGGACCGAGGCGGCGAAAGCCATCATGACCACGGACACCTATCCGAAAGTGGCAACCGCGACGATCAAGCTCGGTGACACCGATGTCACCATCAATGGCATTTCCAAAGGGGCCGGCATGATCGCGCCCGATATGGCGACGATGCTTTCCTTCATCGCCACGGACGCACCGATCGCGGCCCCGGTGCTGCAGGATCTGTTGTCGCGCGGCACGGCCAAGACGTTCAACGCGGTCACCGTAGACAGCGACACCTCGACCAGCGACACTTTGCTGATCTTTGCCACCGGTGCGGCCGCCAGGCGCGGTGCGCCTGCCATCACGGACCCTAGGGATGCGCGTCTCGGTGCGTTCCGCCGCGCGCTCGGCAAGGTGCTGAAGTCACTGGCGCTGCAAGTGGTGCGCGACGGCGAAGGTGCCCGCAAGCAGGTTGAAGTGACCGTGACCGGCGCGAAATCGGCCAGGTCGGCCAAGCGCATCGCGCTGTCGATCGCCAATTCGCCGCTGGTCAAGACGGCGGTTGCCGGAGAGGACGCCAATTGGGGTCGTGTCGTCATGGCTGTCGGCAAGGCAGGAGAACCCGCCGACCGTGACCGGCTGTCGATCTGGTTCGGCGACAACCGGCTGGCGCATGATGGCGAGCGCGATCCCGCCTATTCCGAGCAGGCGACCTCGGCCTACATGAAGCGTGACGAGATCCGCATCCGTGCCGATATCGGCATCGGCCGCGGCAAGGCGACGGTGTGGACGTGCGACCTCACCAAGGAGTATGTCGCCATCAACGGTGATTATCGGAGTTGA
- a CDS encoding TetR/AcrR family transcriptional regulator produces the protein MGEGADPGRKSIGARRNPDSAGAILEAAEAVLVEAGYSGFSIEAVARRARAGKPTIYRWWPSKAALLLDIYQRQKRVDNPDTGNIEDDLVGFLNSLFSHWHDTSSGSIFRSIVAEAQSDASAAAALDEYARGRRAHTSRMIERAKARGEVATDVDPLLVADLIGSFAWVHLLTNRLHGEEAAIRAAVRYVLKGIAAPSQL, from the coding sequence ATGGGCGAAGGCGCGGATCCCGGCCGTAAATCGATCGGAGCACGGCGCAACCCGGACAGCGCCGGCGCCATTCTGGAAGCCGCTGAAGCCGTGCTGGTCGAAGCCGGATATTCGGGATTTTCAATAGAGGCGGTGGCCCGCAGGGCGCGCGCGGGGAAGCCCACCATCTATCGCTGGTGGCCGAGCAAGGCTGCACTGCTGCTTGATATCTATCAGCGCCAGAAGCGCGTCGACAATCCGGACACCGGAAACATCGAGGACGATCTCGTTGGCTTCCTGAACAGCCTGTTCTCGCACTGGCATGACACGTCGTCGGGCAGCATCTTCCGTTCGATCGTTGCCGAAGCACAGTCGGATGCAAGTGCTGCCGCGGCTCTTGACGAGTACGCGAGAGGGCGCCGCGCCCATACCAGCCGGATGATCGAGCGCGCCAAGGCAAGAGGTGAGGTCGCGACCGATGTCGATCCCCTCCTCGTTGCCGACCTCATCGGCTCCTTCGCCTGGGTACACCTTTTGACCAACCGCCTTCACGGAGAGGAGGCCGCCATCCGCGCCGCCGTCCGCTACGTGCTGAAAGGCATCGCCGCCCCGAGCCAGCTCTAA
- the secA gene encoding preprotein translocase subunit SecA, with product MVSLGGLARKVFGSSNDRRVKSTRPRVEAINAMENEMRALSDAELTGRTEKFRQDIANGASLDDLLVPAFATAREAARRVLGMRPFDVQLIGGMVLHNGGIAEMRTGEGKTLVGTLPVYLNALAGNGVHVVTVNDYLATRDSEWMGRVYKFLGLSVGVIVHGLSDEERRVAYASDVTYATNNELGFDYLRDNMKYERAQMVQRGHNYAIVDEVDSILVDEARTPLIISGPLEDRSEMYNTIDTFIIQLQPQDYEIDEKQKTSIFTEEGTEKLENLLRDAGLLKGESLYDVENVAIVHHVNNALKAHRLFQRDKDYIVRNDEIVIIDEFTGRMMPGRRYSEGLHQALEAKEHVAIQPENQTLASVTFQNYFRLYKKLAGMTGTALTEAEEFGNIYNLDVTEIPTNLPVIRKDEDDEVYRTVEEKYKAIVKEIREASDKGQPTLVGTTSIEKSEQLAERLRKDGFKDFEVLNARHHEREAAIVAQAGRPGAITIATNMAGRGTDIQLGGNTDMRIAEELGDMPAGPERDAREKEIREDVARLKEKALAAGGLYVLATERHESRRIDNQLRGRSGRQGDPGRSKFFLSLQDDLMRIFGSERMDGMLQKLGLKEDEAIIHPWINKALEKAQTKVEARNFDIRKNLLKYDDVSNDQRKVVFEQRIELMDGEGLTDIITEMREGVIDEIVAKAIPENAYAEQWNAAGLKAEVTEFLNLDLPIEDWVKEEGIAEDDIRERITQAADVAAKERADRFGPEVMTYVERSVVLQTLDHLWREHIVNLDHLRSVVGFRGYAQRDPLQEYKGEAFELFQAMLGNLRQAVTAQLMRVELVRQAAEAPPPEAPDMFGSHIDGTTGEDDFEGGETALLVRQEQNAVVAPEDRDPNNQTTWGKVGRNEACPCGSGKKYKHCHGAFA from the coding sequence ATGGTCAGTCTCGGCGGTCTCGCCCGTAAGGTTTTCGGTTCCTCCAACGACCGTCGGGTCAAATCGACCCGGCCTCGCGTCGAGGCGATCAATGCCATGGAAAACGAGATGCGGGCGTTGTCCGACGCGGAACTTACCGGCCGCACGGAAAAATTCCGCCAGGACATCGCCAATGGCGCCAGCCTTGACGATCTGCTGGTGCCAGCCTTCGCGACGGCCCGCGAGGCGGCCCGCCGCGTGCTTGGCATGCGGCCGTTCGATGTTCAGCTCATCGGCGGCATGGTGCTGCACAATGGCGGCATCGCCGAGATGCGCACCGGCGAAGGCAAGACGCTGGTCGGCACCCTTCCTGTCTACCTCAACGCCCTCGCCGGCAACGGCGTCCATGTCGTTACCGTCAATGACTATCTCGCGACGCGCGATTCCGAATGGATGGGCCGCGTCTACAAGTTCCTCGGCCTGTCGGTCGGCGTCATCGTCCATGGACTTTCCGACGAGGAACGCCGCGTCGCCTACGCCTCCGATGTCACCTACGCCACCAACAACGAGCTCGGCTTCGACTATCTGCGCGACAACATGAAGTATGAACGCGCGCAGATGGTGCAGCGCGGTCACAATTACGCGATCGTCGACGAGGTCGACTCAATTCTGGTCGACGAGGCGCGCACGCCGCTGATCATTTCCGGTCCGCTCGAGGACCGTTCCGAAATGTACAACACCATCGACACCTTCATCATCCAGCTGCAGCCGCAGGACTACGAGATCGATGAGAAGCAGAAGACCTCGATCTTCACGGAGGAAGGCACCGAGAAGCTGGAGAACCTGCTTCGTGACGCCGGTCTGCTCAAGGGCGAGTCGCTCTATGACGTCGAGAACGTCGCCATCGTCCATCACGTCAACAATGCGCTGAAGGCGCACCGGCTGTTCCAGCGCGACAAGGACTATATCGTCCGCAACGACGAGATCGTCATCATCGACGAGTTCACCGGCCGCATGATGCCTGGCCGCCGCTATTCGGAAGGCCTGCATCAGGCACTCGAAGCCAAGGAGCACGTGGCGATCCAGCCGGAGAACCAGACGCTGGCCTCCGTCACCTTCCAGAACTATTTCCGCCTCTACAAGAAGCTCGCCGGCATGACCGGCACGGCGCTGACCGAGGCCGAGGAATTCGGCAACATCTACAATCTCGACGTCACCGAGATCCCGACCAACCTGCCGGTCATCCGCAAGGATGAGGACGACGAGGTCTATCGGACGGTCGAGGAGAAATACAAGGCGATCGTCAAGGAGATCCGCGAGGCCAGCGACAAGGGTCAGCCGACGCTGGTCGGCACCACCTCGATCGAGAAATCCGAGCAATTGGCCGAGCGCCTGCGCAAGGACGGCTTCAAGGATTTTGAAGTGCTGAACGCGCGCCATCACGAGCGCGAGGCGGCCATCGTTGCCCAGGCAGGCCGGCCGGGCGCCATCACCATCGCCACCAACATGGCTGGCCGTGGCACCGATATCCAGCTCGGCGGCAACACCGACATGCGCATCGCCGAGGAGCTTGGCGACATGCCGGCCGGTCCCGAGCGCGACGCCAGGGAAAAGGAAATCCGCGAGGACGTCGCTCGCCTGAAGGAGAAGGCGCTGGCAGCCGGCGGCCTCTACGTGCTTGCCACCGAGCGCCATGAATCGCGCCGCATCGACAACCAGTTGCGCGGCCGCTCCGGCCGTCAGGGCGACCCCGGCCGTTCGAAATTCTTCCTGTCGCTGCAGGACGACCTGATGCGCATCTTCGGTTCCGAGCGCATGGACGGCATGCTGCAGAAGCTCGGCCTCAAGGAAGACGAGGCCATCATCCATCCCTGGATCAACAAGGCTCTGGAGAAGGCGCAGACCAAGGTCGAGGCGCGCAACTTCGACATCCGCAAGAACCTGTTGAAATACGATGACGTCTCCAACGACCAGCGCAAGGTGGTGTTCGAGCAGCGCATCGAGCTGATGGACGGCGAAGGCCTGACGGATATCATCACCGAGATGCGCGAGGGCGTCATCGATGAGATCGTCGCCAAGGCTATTCCCGAAAACGCCTATGCCGAACAGTGGAACGCCGCTGGCCTCAAGGCCGAGGTCACGGAGTTCCTCAACCTCGATCTGCCGATCGAGGATTGGGTGAAGGAAGAAGGCATCGCCGAGGACGATATCCGCGAGCGCATCACCCAGGCCGCCGACGTCGCCGCCAAGGAACGCGCCGACCGCTTCGGCCCCGAGGTCATGACTTATGTCGAGCGCTCCGTGGTGTTGCAGACGCTCGACCATCTGTGGCGCGAGCACATCGTCAATCTCGACCATCTGCGCTCGGTCGTCGGCTTCCGCGGCTACGCGCAGCGCGATCCGTTGCAGGAATACAAGGGAGAGGCATTCGAGCTGTTCCAGGCAATGCTGGGCAACCTGCGCCAGGCCGTCACCGCGCAGCTGATGCGCGTCGAGCTGGTGCGTCAGGCCGCCGAAGCCCCGCCCCCGGAAGCGCCTGACATGTTCGGCAGCCACATCGACGGCACCACCGGCGAGGACGACTTCGAGGGTGGCGAGACAGCCCTCCTGGTTCGCCAGGAACAGAACGCCGTTGTCGCCCCAGAGGACCGCGATCCCAACAACCAGACAACCTGGGGCAAGGTCGGCCGCAACGAAGCCTGCCCCTGCGGCTCCGGCAAGAAGTACAAGCACTGCCACGGCGCCTTCGCGTAG
- a CDS encoding Flp family type IVb pilin, whose translation MKTLRRFLEDENGATAVEYGLIVAVLSLAVVAGVGQALNAVSALFTDNGGRFVNAFGAP comes from the coding sequence ATGAAAACACTGCGACGTTTTCTAGAAGACGAAAACGGTGCGACGGCCGTCGAGTACGGCCTGATCGTCGCGGTGCTGTCGCTTGCCGTCGTCGCAGGCGTCGGCCAGGCGCTGAACGCCGTCTCCGCACTTTTCACGGACAATGGCGGCAGGTTCGTCAACGCTTTCGGCGCGCCCTGA
- a CDS encoding class I SAM-dependent methyltransferase — translation MQPIMDSSLWLAHKRRALANPVEGADFLMRRAAEELADRLGAVERKFGKAAVLFCQTPAATDVLAESGKVKEIIRVEADASFLRGAAGLVAPMETVPFEPESLDLAVSLLSLQAMNDIPGMLIQIRRALRPDGLFLGAFAGAGTLVELRESLLAAETELYGGASPRIIPFTDVRDAGALLQRAGLALPVTDVDTVTVRYASLFGLMADLRAMGETSALFDRSRRPGTQMLFARAAEIYAERFSDPDGRVRASFSTVWMSGWAPDASQQKPLKPGSATVSLKKILENPEGG, via the coding sequence TTGCAGCCGATAATGGATAGTTCTCTGTGGCTGGCGCACAAGCGCCGGGCGCTTGCCAATCCGGTCGAGGGTGCGGATTTCCTCATGCGCCGGGCGGCGGAGGAACTCGCCGATCGGCTGGGCGCGGTCGAACGCAAGTTCGGCAAGGCAGCCGTGCTGTTCTGCCAGACCCCGGCGGCAACCGACGTGCTTGCCGAGAGCGGCAAGGTGAAAGAGATCATACGCGTCGAGGCCGATGCATCATTCCTGCGAGGGGCGGCCGGGCTGGTCGCCCCCATGGAGACCGTACCGTTCGAGCCAGAAAGCCTGGATCTTGCGGTTTCCCTGCTCTCGTTGCAGGCGATGAACGACATCCCCGGCATGCTGATCCAGATCCGCCGCGCGCTGCGGCCCGACGGACTTTTCCTCGGTGCCTTTGCCGGCGCGGGCACGCTCGTTGAACTGCGCGAGAGCCTGCTTGCCGCCGAGACCGAACTTTACGGCGGCGCCAGCCCGCGTATCATCCCGTTTACCGACGTGCGCGATGCCGGCGCACTCTTGCAGCGCGCCGGCTTGGCGCTGCCGGTCACCGACGTCGACACGGTGACGGTGCGCTATGCCAGTCTGTTTGGCCTGATGGCGGACCTGCGGGCGATGGGTGAAACCAGCGCGCTCTTCGATCGCAGCAGGCGGCCTGGCACACAGATGCTGTTCGCCCGCGCGGCCGAAATTTATGCCGAACGGTTTTCCGATCCGGATGGCCGTGTAAGGGCTAGTTTCTCGACGGTGTGGATGTCCGGCTGGGCGCCCGATGCCTCACAGCAAAAGCCGTTGAAACCGGGGTCCGCCACTGTCTCGCTCAAGAAAATCCTGGAAAATCCCGAAGGCGGCTAA
- a CDS encoding N-acetyltransferase, with amino-acid sequence MLATVRRYEAAGFRAWPAAAVHYDGTWVVRLTAGHPAKRLNSVNPLDPGDIQHIPDRIGRASRRFDAYGRPLTFRISPLSGPDLSNYLDSEGWSSFDESVVMRLPLAEAQLDAAMDQIPLKDISRFIGASLKVSGSDVSLRPGLSEIIGAIQPEAGLFALEDGSEPLATLICVHDGDLAGLFEVATEKSVRNQGHGRNLILSALKWARLRGAREAWLQVEAGNVPALALYHALGFNEVYRYHYRRPPEA; translated from the coding sequence ATGCTGGCAACGGTGCGCCGCTACGAGGCGGCCGGCTTTCGCGCCTGGCCGGCGGCGGCCGTTCACTATGACGGCACCTGGGTTGTGCGGCTGACCGCCGGCCATCCCGCGAAGCGGCTGAATTCGGTCAATCCTCTCGATCCGGGCGACATCCAGCACATTCCCGATCGCATCGGTCGCGCCAGCCGGCGTTTCGATGCCTATGGCAGGCCGCTGACCTTCCGCATCTCGCCGCTCTCGGGGCCCGATCTTTCGAACTATCTCGACAGCGAGGGCTGGAGCAGTTTCGACGAATCGGTGGTGATGCGCCTGCCGCTGGCCGAGGCCCAGCTTGACGCCGCGATGGACCAGATTCCCTTGAAAGACATCAGCCGCTTCATCGGCGCGTCGCTCAAGGTGAGTGGTTCGGATGTGTCGCTGCGGCCCGGCCTGTCGGAAATCATTGGCGCCATCCAGCCCGAGGCCGGGCTGTTCGCGCTTGAGGATGGCAGCGAGCCGCTGGCGACGCTGATCTGCGTCCATGATGGCGATCTCGCGGGACTGTTCGAGGTCGCCACCGAAAAGTCGGTGCGCAACCAGGGCCATGGCCGAAACCTGATCCTGTCGGCGCTGAAATGGGCGCGGCTGCGCGGCGCGCGCGAGGCCTGGCTGCAGGTCGAGGCCGGCAATGTGCCGGCGCTGGCGCTCTATCACGCCCTCGGGTTCAACGAGGTCTATCGCTATCACTATCGCCGGCCGCCCGAGGCATGA
- a CDS encoding caspase domain-containing protein, which yields MGRLVILVSAFLGLLLLSADAQPDRRVALVIGNGTYDEAGTLPNPVNDALDIADKLRAIGFEVIEGNDLGKRELERKIGEFSDALQGAGVGLFYYAGHGLQVEGRNFIVPVDARLDMPVKLQLEAVPIDEVLDIMEQQTKVSLVFLDACRNNPFARGLSRNAASRSATALAGLAQFDSTRGSFIAFSTAPGAVAMDGTGRNSPFAAALLRHIAEPGQSINDMMIAVRRDVVSETRESQRPWEQGSLLERFEFVPGGEPIQPPKPAVAPAPASQVAALERSVGDDKSSIEKFLRRDYLAPDTKDMRETVKRLYGSSATVFGTPYDTDALVKVKTDWFAQWASWSFDLEPGSLQVTPRGEDRADAVFAMNYDYVPKDKSAARLTGKARVTLGLVKVDDGWRISSETSAAAAN from the coding sequence ATGGGCAGGCTTGTGATCTTGGTGTCGGCGTTTCTGGGGCTTCTGCTCCTGAGCGCCGATGCGCAGCCGGACCGCAGGGTCGCGCTTGTCATCGGCAACGGCACCTATGACGAAGCGGGCACGCTGCCCAACCCGGTCAATGACGCGCTCGACATCGCGGACAAGCTGCGCGCCATCGGCTTCGAGGTCATCGAAGGCAATGATCTCGGCAAGCGCGAACTCGAACGCAAGATCGGCGAATTCTCCGACGCCCTTCAAGGCGCCGGTGTTGGGCTTTTCTACTATGCAGGTCATGGCCTGCAGGTCGAAGGACGCAACTTCATCGTGCCGGTCGATGCCCGGCTGGATATGCCGGTGAAGCTGCAGCTCGAAGCCGTGCCGATCGACGAAGTCCTCGACATCATGGAACAGCAGACCAAGGTCAGCCTGGTTTTTCTCGATGCCTGCCGCAACAATCCCTTTGCGCGCGGTCTCAGCCGCAACGCCGCCAGCCGGTCGGCGACGGCGCTTGCTGGCCTTGCGCAATTCGATTCGACGCGTGGCTCGTTCATCGCCTTCTCGACAGCGCCCGGCGCCGTCGCCATGGACGGGACCGGGCGCAACTCGCCCTTTGCCGCCGCACTCCTGCGGCACATTGCCGAGCCCGGCCAAAGCATCAACGACATGATGATCGCGGTGCGGCGCGACGTGGTGTCCGAGACACGCGAGTCGCAGCGCCCCTGGGAGCAAGGCTCGCTGCTCGAGCGTTTTGAGTTTGTCCCGGGCGGCGAACCCATCCAGCCGCCCAAGCCGGCTGTCGCGCCGGCGCCTGCCTCGCAAGTGGCCGCGCTTGAGCGATCCGTCGGTGACGACAAGAGCTCGATCGAGAAATTCCTGCGCCGGGACTATCTGGCGCCCGACACGAAAGACATGCGCGAAACCGTCAAGCGGCTCTACGGCTCGTCCGCCACTGTTTTCGGCACCCCCTACGACACCGATGCATTGGTGAAGGTCAAGACCGACTGGTTCGCGCAATGGGCATCGTGGTCGTTTGATCTCGAGCCGGGCAGTCTTCAGGTGACGCCGCGCGGCGAGGATCGCGCCGACGCCGTTTTCGCCATGAACTACGACTATGTGCCGAAAGACAAATCGGCGGCGCGCCTCACCGGCAAGGCACGTGTCACGCTGGGACTTGTCAAGGTCGACGACGGCTGGCGCATAAGCTCGGAAACATCGGCCGCAGCCGCCAATTGA
- the mutT gene encoding 8-oxo-dGTP diphosphatase MutT has protein sequence MSVTVNSGKRLLLVAACALVDTDGRVLLAQRPEGKQLAGLWEFPGGKVEPGETPEQCLIRELQEEIGIETEIPCLAPLTFASHSYDDFHLLMPLFVCRRFRGIAQPREGQALKWVRPKQMRDYPMPPADAPLIPFLIDLL, from the coding sequence ATGAGCGTCACGGTGAATTCGGGCAAACGCCTGCTCCTGGTCGCGGCCTGCGCGCTGGTCGACACGGATGGCCGTGTGCTCCTCGCGCAGCGGCCCGAGGGCAAGCAGCTTGCCGGCCTGTGGGAGTTTCCGGGCGGCAAGGTTGAACCAGGCGAAACGCCCGAACAATGCCTCATCCGCGAGCTGCAGGAGGAAATCGGCATCGAGACCGAGATTCCGTGCCTCGCACCGCTCACCTTCGCCAGCCATTCCTACGACGACTTTCATCTGCTGATGCCGCTGTTCGTCTGTAGGCGCTTCCGCGGCATTGCCCAGCCCAGGGAAGGTCAGGCACTGAAATGGGTGCGGCCAAAGCAGATGCGCGATTACCCGATGCCGCCGGCGGATGCGCCGCTGATTCCTTTCCTTATCGATCTTCTGTGA
- a CDS encoding peptidylprolyl isomerase, with the protein MSLLFRRASLVSLGLAFGLSALSLSPVMAQEAAPAPADAATAPAAAPVDPNAVVATINGQNLTEADLVLAEGELSQQFAQLPPEQRRAAALSAAIEIRVMAAQAVTTGLDKDPDFQRRMAFLQQRALHGEMVEKGVVDKVTDAEIRARYDQEIASTPPVNEVHARHILVKTKEEAEAIIKQLDGGADFQKLANEHTSDPSGKTNGGDLGWFGPGQMVPEFDKAAFALEVGKYTKEPVQSQFGWHVIKLEDKRTKQPPAFNDVKDQAKQAVIRDKYFALVKSLRGAAKVEIPDANLKKAVDTLESAK; encoded by the coding sequence ATGTCCTTATTGTTCCGCCGCGCGTCGCTTGTCAGCCTTGGTCTGGCATTCGGGCTGTCGGCTCTTTCGCTTTCGCCTGTGATGGCGCAGGAAGCCGCTCCCGCCCCGGCGGATGCGGCAACGGCACCCGCCGCCGCGCCCGTCGATCCGAACGCCGTGGTTGCCACGATCAACGGCCAGAACTTGACCGAGGCGGACCTTGTGCTTGCTGAGGGCGAGCTGTCGCAGCAGTTTGCGCAGCTCCCGCCGGAACAGCGCCGCGCCGCCGCCCTTTCGGCAGCCATCGAGATCCGCGTCATGGCCGCCCAGGCGGTCACCACCGGGCTCGACAAGGATCCCGACTTCCAGCGCCGCATGGCGTTCCTGCAACAGCGCGCCCTGCATGGCGAGATGGTCGAGAAGGGTGTCGTCGACAAGGTCACGGATGCCGAGATCCGCGCCCGCTACGACCAGGAAATCGCCAGCACGCCGCCGGTCAACGAGGTGCATGCCCGTCACATTCTCGTGAAGACCAAGGAAGAGGCCGAGGCCATCATCAAGCAGCTCGATGGCGGCGCCGATTTCCAGAAGCTCGCCAACGAACACACCAGCGACCCCTCAGGCAAGACCAATGGCGGCGATCTCGGCTGGTTCGGACCTGGCCAGATGGTGCCGGAGTTCGACAAGGCGGCTTTCGCGCTTGAGGTCGGCAAATACACCAAGGAGCCGGTGCAGTCGCAGTTCGGCTGGCACGTCATCAAGCTCGAGGACAAGCGCACCAAGCAGCCGCCGGCGTTCAACGACGTCAAGGATCAGGCCAAGCAGGCTGTCATCCGCGACAAGTATTTCGCGCTGGTCAAGTCGCTACGCGGCGCCGCCAAGGTTGAAATTCCGGATGCGAACCTGAAGAAGGCGGTCGATACGCTGGAAAGCGCCAAGTAA
- a CDS encoding oligosaccharide flippase family protein, giving the protein MRFSAATTAGRFLPQRLALRMKPLLGLIDAVLFTADERGEAGRMSVIAFSIRIVSAVIAFISQVLMARWMGSFEYGIFVLVWVTMVIVGNLACLGFHTSVIRFIPEYRERNMLAELRGIVLASRLFVLIASTVIAGLGALGVWLAAPWIESYYVLPFILGIICLPMIAMSDLLSGLARANSWALFALSPTYLVRPVLILAFMALMLLAGYAPDAKTAIFASIAATYVTTLGQLVGVSRRMEKTIPPGPSTVHFAQWFIVSLPIFLVESFFFLLTNADVLMVGAYMDPNDVAVYFATVKTLALVHFVYFAVKAGVAQRYAQFTHGEPQKLAAFARETVSWTFWPSLLMALLVLALGEPMLVLFGPEFTSGYPLLYLLVFGVVARAAVGPCESLLTMSGNQNICAAVYAMTLAFNIGLNVVLIPLFGLWGAAMATAFAMIFEASALSFTVWRKLGIVMLIFVPAKGAV; this is encoded by the coding sequence GTGCGCTTTTCCGCGGCCACGACAGCCGGGCGATTTTTGCCGCAGCGTTTGGCGCTGCGCATGAAGCCGCTGCTAGGCCTTATCGACGCCGTGCTGTTCACCGCCGACGAACGCGGCGAAGCCGGCCGCATGTCGGTCATCGCCTTCTCCATCCGCATCGTCAGCGCCGTTATCGCCTTCATCAGCCAAGTGCTGATGGCGCGCTGGATGGGCTCGTTCGAATACGGTATCTTCGTTCTTGTCTGGGTGACGATGGTGATCGTCGGCAACCTCGCTTGCCTTGGCTTCCACACCTCGGTCATCCGCTTCATCCCCGAATACCGTGAACGCAACATGCTGGCCGAACTGCGCGGCATCGTGCTGGCAAGCCGGCTGTTCGTGCTGATCGCCTCCACGGTCATTGCTGGCCTCGGCGCGCTCGGTGTCTGGCTGGCCGCGCCGTGGATCGAGAGCTACTACGTTCTGCCCTTCATCCTCGGCATCATCTGCCTGCCGATGATTGCCATGTCGGACCTGCTGTCGGGACTGGCACGCGCCAACAGCTGGGCCCTGTTCGCCCTGTCGCCGACCTACCTGGTCCGGCCCGTGCTGATCCTGGCGTTCATGGCGCTGATGCTGCTGGCCGGCTATGCGCCCGATGCCAAGACCGCGATCTTCGCCTCGATCGCCGCCACCTATGTCACCACGCTTGGCCAGCTTGTCGGCGTCAGCCGGCGCATGGAGAAGACGATCCCCCCGGGGCCGAGCACGGTGCATTTCGCGCAATGGTTCATCGTGTCGCTGCCGATCTTCCTGGTCGAGAGCTTCTTCTTCCTGCTGACCAACGCCGACGTGCTGATGGTCGGCGCCTACATGGATCCCAACGACGTTGCCGTCTATTTCGCCACGGTGAAGACGCTGGCGCTGGTGCATTTCGTCTATTTCGCCGTCAAGGCGGGCGTCGCCCAGCGCTATGCGCAGTTCACCCATGGCGAGCCGCAAAAACTGGCTGCCTTCGCCCGCGAGACCGTGTCATGGACCTTCTGGCCGTCGCTGCTGATGGCGCTGCTGGTGCTGGCGCTGGGTGAGCCCATGCTCGTTCTGTTCGGTCCCGAGTTCACCAGCGGCTATCCGCTGCTCTATCTGCTTGTCTTCGGGGTCGTTGCCCGTGCCGCCGTTGGCCCCTGCGAAAGCCTGCTTACCATGAGCGGCAACCAGAACATCTGTGCCGCCGTCTACGCCATGACACTGGCCTTCAACATCGGCCTCAACGTGGTGCTGATCCCGCTGTTTGGCCTGTGGGGCGCGGCCATGGCCACTGCCTTTGCTATGATTTTCGAGGCAAGCGCACTATCCTTCACCGTCTGGCGCAAACTCGGCATCGTCATGCTCATCTTCGTGCCCGCGAAAGGAGCCGTGTGA